One segment of Agromyces albus DNA contains the following:
- the gabT gene encoding 4-aminobutyrate--2-oxoglutarate transaminase, translated as MTDTQISAQTAPAPVYSVPQERKVVTAIPGPKSEQLHARRAKVVSAGVSSALPVYIERANGAILVDVDGNRFVDFGAGIGVTTVGHTEQRVVAAAASQLQDVIHTLFTITPYEEYVRVAELLAEHTPGAWEKKSVLVNSGAEAVENGVKIARKFTGRRAVAVLDHAYHGRTNLTMAMNYKAHPYATGYGPLAGDVYHAPSSYPYRDGLSGADAAAHTIAYLEKVVGAADLACLVVEPIQGEGGFMVPADGYLPILQRWCTEHGVVMIADEIQSGMARTGHYYASEHFGWEPDLVLSAKGIAGGLPLAAVTGRAEIMDASQPGGLGGTFGGNPVACAAAIAVFEAIEENHLLEAATRIEARLKAELERLQQRYDIIGDIRGKGAMVAIELVQPGTAATTKTPNPEAVTAIVAYAAQHGVLFLNAGTWGNVLRFLPSLAVSDALIEDGLSVLDDALASLG; from the coding sequence ATGACTGACACCCAGATTTCCGCGCAGACCGCGCCCGCGCCGGTGTACTCCGTGCCGCAGGAGCGCAAGGTCGTGACCGCGATTCCCGGTCCCAAGTCCGAACAGCTGCACGCGAGGCGCGCCAAGGTCGTCTCGGCCGGCGTCTCCTCTGCCCTGCCCGTCTACATCGAACGCGCGAACGGCGCGATCCTCGTCGATGTCGACGGCAACCGGTTCGTCGACTTCGGCGCCGGCATCGGCGTGACCACCGTCGGACACACCGAGCAACGTGTCGTGGCGGCGGCGGCGAGCCAGCTCCAAGATGTGATCCACACCCTCTTCACGATCACCCCCTACGAGGAGTACGTGCGCGTCGCCGAGCTCCTCGCCGAGCACACGCCCGGCGCCTGGGAGAAGAAGTCGGTGCTCGTCAACTCCGGCGCCGAGGCGGTCGAGAACGGCGTGAAGATCGCCCGCAAGTTCACCGGACGGCGAGCCGTTGCCGTGCTCGACCACGCGTACCACGGTCGCACGAACCTCACGATGGCGATGAACTACAAGGCGCACCCGTACGCGACCGGGTACGGCCCGCTCGCCGGCGACGTGTACCACGCGCCGAGTTCCTATCCCTATCGCGACGGATTGAGCGGTGCGGATGCCGCGGCGCACACGATCGCCTACCTCGAGAAGGTCGTCGGCGCGGCCGACCTCGCCTGCCTCGTGGTCGAGCCGATCCAGGGCGAGGGCGGCTTCATGGTGCCGGCCGACGGCTACCTTCCGATCCTGCAGCGGTGGTGCACCGAGCACGGCGTCGTGATGATCGCCGATGAGATCCAGAGCGGCATGGCGCGCACCGGTCACTACTACGCGAGCGAGCACTTCGGCTGGGAGCCCGACCTCGTGCTCTCCGCGAAGGGCATCGCCGGCGGCCTTCCGCTCGCGGCGGTCACCGGCCGCGCCGAGATCATGGACGCCTCCCAGCCCGGCGGGCTCGGCGGCACCTTCGGCGGCAACCCCGTCGCGTGCGCAGCGGCGATCGCGGTGTTCGAGGCGATCGAGGAGAACCACCTCCTCGAGGCGGCGACGCGCATCGAAGCCCGCTTGAAGGCCGAACTCGAGCGACTGCAGCAGCGCTACGACATCATCGGCGACATCCGTGGCAAGGGCGCGATGGTGGCCATCGAGCTCGTGCAACCCGGCACCGCCGCGACCACGAAGACGCCGAACCCCGAAGCCGTCACCGCCATCGTCGCCTATGCGGCGCAGCACGGCGTACTGTTCCTGAACGCGGGCACGTGGGGCAATGTGCTGCGCTTCCTGCCGAGCCTCGCCGTGAGCGATGCCCTGATCGAAGACGGGCTCAGCGTGCTCGACGACGCCCTCGCCTCGCTCGGGTAG
- a CDS encoding OsmC family protein yields MLGEHHYSIEVEWQGDRGEGTSGYRAYGRQHVVRAAGKSHDIDGSSDRVFHGDRERWNPEELLIAALSQCHMLSYLHVATQHGVIVHGYTDAASGTMVEDGFGGGVFTEVTLHPRVIVADESMVEAAQRIHAEAAEKCFIAASVAFPVHHEPVAVVTPVIA; encoded by the coding sequence ATGCTCGGCGAACACCACTACTCGATCGAGGTCGAATGGCAGGGCGATCGCGGCGAGGGAACCTCGGGATACCGCGCCTACGGCCGCCAGCACGTCGTGCGGGCGGCCGGCAAGTCGCACGACATCGACGGATCGAGCGACCGGGTGTTCCACGGCGACCGGGAGCGCTGGAATCCCGAGGAACTGCTGATCGCGGCGCTCAGCCAGTGCCACATGCTCTCGTACCTGCACGTCGCGACCCAGCACGGCGTGATCGTGCACGGATACACGGATGCCGCGAGCGGCACGATGGTCGAAGACGGATTCGGCGGCGGGGTGTTCACCGAGGTGACCCTGCACCCGCGTGTCATCGTGGCCGACGAGTCGATGGTCGAGGCGGCCCAGCGGATTCACGCCGAGGCCGCCGAGAAATGCTTCATCGCGGCTTCCGTGGCATTCCCGGTGCACCACGAGCCAGTCGCGGTCGTCACGCCCGTGATCGCCTGA